One Streptosporangium becharense genomic window, CACGCAGGTCAGACGGCTGGCGGGGTCGAGTGCGCTGATCTTCGAGCCGGGGTCCGGCCGGATCTCCACCGAGCGGAGACTGCCCCGCTGGCTGCGCGAGGAGCCCTACGACTCGGGCCGCACGGCCGGGGAGCTCCTGGAGATCCTGCACGAGGTCTACAAGGAGTTCGACGGGCGCCCGCTGCTGGTGCCGGTCAGCGGCGGCTACGACTCGCGGCTGCTGTGCTCGGTCGCGGTGGCGCGCGGCGCCGACGTGGAGTCGTGGACGACCAGCCCCGACGACGGCACCGACACCGACATCGTCTTCGCCAAGGCGATCACCCGCGAGCTGGGCGTGCGGCACCGGGTGATCCCGCAGGACGCCGCCGCCTACCCCGACGACGCGCTGGCCGCCGCCCGCCGCCTGGAGTTCCTCACCCCGCACCACGCCTGGTACACCCCCTTCGCCCGTGAGGTCCACAAGGCGGGGCGGACCCTGGTGGACGGGCTCGCCGGCGGTCCGCTGCTGAAGAACTTCATGGTCAGCGGGGCCGCGCTGGACGCCTCCACCGAGGCCGAGCGCAAGGCCGCCCTGCTCGGCTCGCTGTCGCTGGGCGCCCCGTCCGTGCCGTTCCTGTCGGAGGAGGCCGCCGCCTGGATCGCCGACGCGGTCGAGACCGCGTTCGCCCAGTCGACCTCCATGCTCAACGGCCACCGGGCGGAGCTGCCGCTGTCGGTCCTGCACACCCGCACGGCCCGGGGCATCGCCCGCTCGCCGGTCAGCCTGGTGGGCCCGGAGACGTCGTTCGCGGCCCCGTTCATCCACCCCGACTTCTTCGACGCGGCGCTGTCGG contains:
- a CDS encoding asparagine synthetase B family protein, whose product is MQWPTFNVRPYVCGGIGHLDQAVLETLRAAGPRVTPALQTPGAELFSSAPLPPYQRDEQRTWAFSWGERTPAEAAPWITVAETYETPGLIHDGERIALHAGGLGLVDVYYLFRDGAVYFSSLLEPLLSLARTPYDVDWEAWASIIQLTFPLRDDTPYTQVRRLAGSSALIFEPGSGRISTERRLPRWLREEPYDSGRTAGELLEILHEVYKEFDGRPLLVPVSGGYDSRLLCSVAVARGADVESWTTSPDDGTDTDIVFAKAITRELGVRHRVIPQDAAAYPDDALAAARRLEFLTPHHAWYTPFAREVHKAGRTLVDGLAGGPLLKNFMVSGAALDASTEAERKAALLGSLSLGAPSVPFLSEEAAAWIADAVETAFAQSTSMLNGHRAELPLSVLHTRTARGIARSPVSLVGPETSFAAPFIHPDFFDAALSVGVARKDGGRFYRELLYAANPRVAALPSTNVVKQPLQRVPLRSAAAPAREYGHRMLTRVAASVPSLLSERLHEVVAEGPEALARFNGWNDRFWVRGLVLFGAWLGDHGDRVADLTPPWS